The Aedes aegypti strain LVP_AGWG chromosome 3, AaegL5.0 Primary Assembly, whole genome shotgun sequence genome contains a region encoding:
- the LOC110679627 gene encoding glucose dehydrogenase [FAD, quinone]-like, with protein sequence MIRTEVDWQYDTVQANDSSLSTVNGTYWPRGKMLGGSSSINGMMYIRGNRDDYDEWERLGNTGWGWNDVLTYFIKSENNGSPKVLESFGGKYHRRGGYLDVDFYSDTNVFREILRQATREAGFKQLVDFNAVEHIGYGRAQRTVRGATRCSTAKAFLNPIQNRQNLHIIKNALVVSLFFDSANVVRGVNMIIDNLYSLTAIASKEVILSAGAVNTPQLLMLSGVGRRVDLQPFGIPVRVELDVGGNLQDHVFVPIFFGLGVPITDITEMRREKLINLFDFTLRNRSAYMFDRLSDFMGFVNTRDNKAQFPNIQFMNLLIPKQDFDAMEFFSKMGFNSNVLRSIRNHIQSQDMIVPWTINIDPKSRGRLRINSANPLDHPSITTGYFSNPEDLIAIRDGISIQQKLLSTEVFQKLQASLLRIDIPECDAFELYPDDYWECYIRHMSTTLYHPVGTAKMGPWNDPTAVVDSDLNVYGVEGLRIVDASIMPTVPSGNTNAPTIMVAEKASDIIKKKYL encoded by the coding sequence ATGATCCGAACGGAAGTAGACTGGCAGTACGATACGGTGCAGGCGAACGACTCCAGCCTGAGTACAGTTAACGGAACATACTGGCCGAGAGGAAAAATGTTGGGCGGATCCAGTTCCATCAATGGGATGATGTACATTCGCGGTAATCGAGACGATTACGACGAGTGGGAACGTTTGGGAAACACAGGATGGGGGTGGAATGATGTTTTGACGTACTTtataaaatctgaaaacaacgggaGTCCTAAAGTTTTGGAGAGCTTTGGAGGAAAATACCATCGCAGGGGAGGATATCTTGATGTAGACTTCTACAGCGACACTAATGTGTTCAGAGAAATACTCAGACAGGCGACAAGAGAAGCTGGTTTTAAGCAACTGGTGGATTTCAATGCAGTGGAACATATAGGTTATGGTCGAGCTCAGCGAACAGTACGCGGCGCAACACGTTGTAGCACTGCCAAAGCCTTTCTGAACCCTATTCAGAACAGGCAAAACTTGCACATTATCAAAAATGCGCTTGTTgtatctctgtttttcgattctgcAAATGTAGTGCGAGGCGTCAATATGATCATCGACAATCTGTATTCTTTAACAGCGATTGCATCGAAAGAAGTTATCCTGTCAGCGGGTGCTGTAAATACTCCACAGCTATTGATGTTATCCGGAGTGGGTAGGCGTGTGGATTTACAACCATTCGGTATTCCGGTTCGTGTGGAATTAGATGTTGGTGGAAATCTGCAAGATCATGTTTTTGTGCCAATATTTTTCGGACTGGGAGTGCCGATTACCGATATTACAGAAATGAGACGCGAAAAGCTGATTAATTTGTTTGATTTCACTCTTCGCAATAGAAGCGCATACATGTTTGATAGATTGAGTGATTTCATGGGATTCGTGAACACAAGGGACAATAAAGCCCAGTTTCCCAACATACAATTCATGAACTTGTTGATCCCAAAACAAGACTTCGATGCGATGGAATTTTTCTCCAAAATGGGATTCAACAGTAACGTACTGCGTTCAATAAGAAATCATATCCAATCGCAAGACATGATAGTGCCTTGGACCATAAACATTGATCCGAAATCTCGCGGGCGTCTTCGAATCAATTCAGCTAACCCTTTGGATCATCCATCGATTACAACCGGCTACTTTAGCAATCCAGAAGATTTGATTGCAATTCGTGACGGTATTAGCATACAGCAAAAACTATTAAGCACCGAggtgtttcaaaaacttcaggCTAGCCTGTTGAGAATCGATATTCCTGAGTGTGACGCATTTGAGCTCTATCCGGACGATTACTGGGAATGTTACATACGGCACATGAGTACGACCTTGTATCACCCTGTGGGAACGGCTAAAATGGGACCATGGAACGATCCGACGGCGGTTGTAGATTCGGATTTGAACGTGTATGGGGTCGAAGGATTGCGAATCGTGGATGCGAGCATAATGCCTACCGTGCCCAGCGGAAACACAAATGCTCCGACCATAATGGTTGCGGAGAAAGCTTCGGATATAATAAAGAAGAAGTATTTATGA